The Liquorilactobacillus nagelii DSM 13675 DNA window ATATATAGTGGAAAAGTTGGTGTCGGAATAATCACCTTGTCACCAGGATTAAGAACTGAGGTTAGTGCGGTATAGATTGCCTCAGTTGCTCCATTGGTAATAATAATCTCATCAGCTGGATCATAATTTTGTTGGTACTTAGTAGCTAAAAAATTAGCTGCTGCTTGACGTAATTGCAAAGTTCCATTGGAAGGAGCGTAGTGGGTTTGGTTAGCTGCAATACTGGCGATTGCAGCTTGTTTAATATGCTCTGGAGTATTGAAATCCGGTTCACCCATGGTAAATTTAATAATTCCAGGTATTTTTGAAGCAAACTCATCAAAACTGCGAATATCTGATGGTTGCAGCAATGATAATTCCTTTTTCATACTTTTAGCTAATGATGTCATTAAAACCAACTTCCTTTCTAAAATAAAAAGCCTGAAGAATCCTCTTCAGGCTTAAGCGAATTTACTTTAATTACCCAAGCCTGTCAGATTATTTTAACATCTGTGCAGGTTTGGCTTTGATTCCATCACCAAATAGCTTTCAGCTTCTCCACAGGTGCAAACCACTTGTTACGTGTTTGCACCCCAACTAGACTGGACTACAAACACTTGCGAAAAAACCAAAAGTAAAAATAAGTATTCAATTCTGCAGGCAAACTGACCTTTTTCATAATTAGAAGCTCCTTAAAATTGAATAAATCTAATTTAACTGATTAACCATTTTTTGTCAACCTGAATCACGACAGCAAATTAGTAATCCAGCCATGAATATCCACTATATTTTGAATAAAAATTCTAAAAACAAGTTTTTTTGCATGATTTTTATAATATTATTGCATTTTTTGTATACAAGTGTTATTGTTTTACCAAGCAAAACTTTCAGGAGGTTCTCATTTATGGAAAAAGAAAAAGTTGTTTTAGCATATTCAGGTGGACTTGATACTTCGGTTTCGATTGCTTGGTTAAAAGACAAAGGCTATGACGTAATCGCTTGCTGTATCGATGTTGGTGAAGGAAAAGATCTTGAGGAAGTTGAAGAAAAAGGGCTTGCAGTCGGTGCTAGTGTTTCTTTAACAATTGATGCTAAAGAAGAATTTGCCAAAGATTATGCTTTAGTTGCTTTACAAGGGCATACTTATTATGAAAATAAATATCCATTAGTTTCGGCTTTGTCACGGCCATTGATTGTTACAAAATTAGTTGAGGTTGCTAAAAAGTATGGTGCGACAGCCATTGCTCATGGATGTACTGGTAAGGGCAATGATCAAGTTCGTTTTGAAGTTGGCATCCATGCATTAGCTCCTGAAATGAAAATTGAAGATCCAATTCGGGAATGGCATTGGTCACGGGAAGAAGAAATTGAGTATGCTCAAGAACATAATATTCCGGTTCCTATCAATTTAGACAGCCCTTATTCAATTGATGAAAATCTTTGGGGCAGAGCTAATGAATGTGGGATCCTAGAAGATCCTTGGGCAAGTGCACCCGAGGATGCTTATGATCGGACCAATCCGCTAGAAGATACCCCAGATACTCCAGCGATAGTTGAAATAGAATTTAAGGAAGGAGTTCCAACTGCCATTAATGGCACTTCATATCCTTTAGCTGAACTAATTATGCAGTTAGATAAGTTAGCTGGTTTACATGGGATTGGTCGGATTGATCATGTTGAAAATCGGTTGGTCGGAATCAAATCTCGGGAAATTTACGAATGCCCAGCGGCAACTGTCTTAATTAAAGCTCATAAAGATTTAGAAGATTTGACTAGTGAACATGATTTAGCACATTTCAAACCAGTTATTGAACAAAAATTAAGTGAATTAATTTATAATGGTCTCTGGTTTTCACCACTGATGCTGGCTCTAAAAGCATTTTTGAAAGAATCACAAAAAAATGTTACTGGTGTTGTTCGGATCAAGTTATTTAAAGGCAATGTCATTTGTGAAGGACGGAAGTCACCATACTCTCTTTATGACAAAAACTTAGCGACTTATACTTCAGCTGATGAATTTGATCAAGAGTCTGCTGCCGGGTTTATCAAACTCTGGGGATTGCCAACTCAGGTTTATGCTCAAGTGCAAGCTAAAAACCAAACTGGTAAGGTTGAAAATACAGGTGTGGAATTATGAGCGTTGATAAACCATGGGGAGGCCGTTTTACAGCCGAAAATGATCAATTAGCTGAACAATTTGGTGCTTCAATTAATTTTGATCAGCAGATGGCTTATGAAGATTTGCAAGGTTCTTTGGCGCATGTACAAATGCTGGCACATACAAAAATCTTATCCACTGAGGATGCTGCAAAAATCAGCCAAGGTTTAAAGAACTTAATGCAACAGCTTAAAGACAATAAATTGACTTTTGATGTTGAGTATGAAGATATTCATATGAATCTTGAAATGTTATTAACTAAGCAAATAGGTCCTGTAGCGGGAAAATTGCATACTGCTCGAAGCCGCAATGATCAAGTGGCTACTGATTTGCATTTGTACTTAAAAAATCGATTACCGCTTATTCAAAAAGCTCTTCATCAATTACAACAAACAATTGTCGCTAAAGCTGCTGATAATGTGACAACATTAATGCCCGGATACACTCACTTACAGCATGCTCAACCAATTTCTTACGCCCACTATTTATTGGCGTACTATCAAATGTTCAAACGAGACGCTGAACGTTTTGACTTTAGTCAACAGCATATTAATTTATCACCGTTAGGCGCAGCAGCTTTGGCTGGAACTACCTTTCCAATTGATCGAGACTATTCAGCTAAATTATTAGGGTTCTCTGAAATCTATGCCAACTCCTTAGATGCTGTTTCCGATCGAGATTTCGTTTTAGAATTTTTAAGCAATGCTGCAATTTTGATGATGCATCTCTCCCGTTTCTGTGAAGAAATTGTTCTTTGGTGCTCTTATGAATTTAATTATATTAGCTTAAGTGATGCTTACTCAACTGGCAGTTCAATTATGCCTCAGAAAAAAAATCCTGATATGGCAGAACTAATTCGCGGAAAAAGTGGTCGGGTTTATGGCCATTTGCTTGGCTTATTAACAACTTTAAAAGGCTTGCCGCTGGCTTATAATAAAGATCTACAAGAAGACAAAGAAGGAGCTTTTGACACCGTTAAAACCATCCTACCAAGTCTTAATGTCTTCAATGGTATGCTAGCTACCTTAACTTTGAACAAAGCTAACATGGCTCATGCAACTGAACATGATTTTTCAAATGCAACCGAATTAGCTGATTATTTAGCTGCTAAGGGGCTACCATTTCGAGAGGCTCATCGTTTAGTTGGTGAATTAGTATTACAAGGCATCAAAGAAAATCGCAGTTTACAAGATTTTTCCTTAGATGAACTGCAACAACAAAGTCCATTAATTCAAAACGATGTTTATCAAGCGCTCAAGCCTAAAATTGCTGTTGAGCGGCGGAACTCCGCTGGCGGAACCGGTTTTGAACAAATAAAAAAGCAGCTGGCTGTCGCTAAAACTGAACTCGAACAAACAACTAATTTCTAAAGTTAACCAAATTTTTTGCAAACTATTAAAAAGAGGCAAAAGTAATTATCTAAATTACTTTTGCCTCTTTTTAATTTTTATCGTCGACATTCACAATGTAAGTGACACGGCCGAACTAGTTGAACCGTCTCACAAAACCCTTTCAGACTGTTATAAACATGCTGAGCACGTGAATAATGTTCACAGATTCCAAAAACCGTTGGTCCACTACCCGTCATTTGAGCGGTCTGCGCGCCAAACTCAATCATTTTATGTTTTAATCGTAAAATTTCTGGAACATTAGTCTGAGTCACTGTTTCCAAAACATTCGTCATAACTGGTAAAATTTGTTTCAGATCCTGACTAGCTGTCGCCAAAAGCATTTTATTATAATCACCATGTCCTAATTTACTATAAGGAATCTTCTTCAAAACTCCAGCCGTTGACACACTTGCGCGCGGTTTAGCTAATACAATCCAAAACGGTGGTAAATCTGGCAGCGGCTCAATAATTTCACCTTTTCCGCTAACAGCTGCTGTTTGGCTGTAAACACAAAATGGTACGTCAGAATCAATCAGCAACCCAATTCTTGCTAACTCAACACGACTTAATTCTAAGTTCCATAGTTTGTTAAGTGCTCGTAACACCGCCGCTGCATCTGCAGATCCGCCGCCCATTCCAGCTGCTACTGGAATTTTTTTACGGATTTTAATTTGAACGCCTTGATTGATTGCAAACCTTTTTTGCAATATTTTAGCCGCCTGAAAAGCTAAATTACGTTGATCTTGCGGTAAAAATCCCAAATCAGTTTCTACTGTAATCAGCTGATTCTTGAAATACGGAGTTACTTTAACATAATCCGCTAAATCAATTGCTGTCATTACCATTTGCCATTCAGGTGCCCCATCAGGGTGACGAAAAGGCGTATCTAAAAATAAGTTCAGCTTAGCGGGGGCTTTTTCAATTATCTCCATTCAGTCACCTACTTGAAGTTGTTTCTTTCATTATACTAAAAACCACTTAACTAAAACAAAGAATTGTTGCAAAAAAAAAGCTCCGCTCCCCTAGCGTAAGCTCTCAGCTATCTACCAACCAAACAGTTTAATTAATCTTCGAAATCCAACCGAATATTCTTAGTCAAAATATCGGTATAACTATATGAAACACGCTCAAAGGCATTTTCTTCTTGATTTAATTCGATCACAAAAACCGCTGGATAAGTTTCACGCAAAATTCCATGGCGACTAACAGTTTTCTTTCGACCTGCTTGAACAACAACGGTCAGTGGCTTCCCTAAGTAATCATCTAATTTGTTTTTGATCGTAGCGATCGATACCGGCATTTTTTTCACCTCTCTGTGAAACAATCTTATCATAGTTTCACAGAGTTTGCAATTATACCACAACTACCAATCATAATTCAAATGAAAATTTTTAAAGAACCCCTTTTATTTGCAACTGATTAGTCAACTCAACAAATTGCCCTACTGTTAACTCTTCTGCTCGCATTCTGGCTGATAATTTCATTTCAGCTAAAAATTCAGCAGCTTGTTCTTTATTCATTTTCTGTTTTCCTACAATGCTCAATAAATTATTACCTAAATTTTTTCGACGATGAGCAAAACATCCTTGAACAACCTTAACAAATAAGGGCCAAGAATTTACCGGAGATATAACTTCTTCACGTTTTACCAATTTGACAATCGCCGAATCAACTTGAGGTTGCGGTATAAAAAATGATTTTGGCACAGTTATTGCCAATTCAGCTTGACATTGGTATTGAACAAGAACTGACAACGCCCCATAGGCTTTAGTTTTAGGTACTGCACTTAACCGCTCAGCAACTTCTTTTTGCATCATTACAACCATTGTTTTTAATGGAATTGGTTGTTGCAATAGAAACTTAATAATCGGACTAGTAATGTAATATGGTAAATTAGCCACAACTTTTAATTGGTGTTGGCCATCAAAACTATCTGCAATTAAAGCTGGTAGGTCGGCTTTCAACACATCTTGTTCAATTACTTTGATGTTTGAATAGTCAGCTAAAGTTTCCGCCAAAACGGGCAGTAAACGTTGATCAACTTCTAGTGCAGTCACTTGATGTGCCTTTTGTGCTAACTGTTCAGTTAAAGCTCCAATGCCAGGGCCAATCTCAATCACATCATCAGCCAACGAAATTTCAGCTACAGCTACCATTTGTTGCAATAATGTTTCATTGGTCAAAAAGTTCTGCCCTAAACTTTTTTTAAAGTTCAACCCATAGGCCGTCATAATTGCTTTAGTTCTAGTAGGTGAAGCAATCGCTGGGTGTCTACTTTCCATCAGTTTTATCCTCCAATTGTTTAATTTGTTCTAACGCTTGCTGCAGTTGCTGCTGATTAATTTGAAAAAGGCTTAGCCGCTCGTACAAGCGCTTGCCATTGGTATAACCAATTTTCAGAACTTCACCTAATTTGGCTCTTTTTTCCTTAGCACCAGGACCCGATAATAGTCCGGCCTGCCATAAGGTCTCACGCGAAACAAGTGCTTTGGCTGCTGGAGCTTCAGTATACAAATGAGCTAGTGCTGCTTGAATTGCTTCTGGTGCTGCATGTTCAACCCCCAAACTTCCTTTAGCTTTCGGCACAGCTTGAGCTTTGGTTAAAAAAGCATGTTTTACCCCTGGTACTTGTTGTGAAATCATCTGACGGATTTTTTCTCCGGAAAAATCTGGATCAGTAAAAACAATCACACCGCGTTTTTCTTGCAAAATTTTAATTTGTTCAATTACTCCCGGGCTAATCGCTGAACCGTTAGTTTCAATTGTGTCAGCATTAACCGCTTGTTTGATTCTCTTAGTGTCATCTTTACCTTCAACGACAATTACTTCTTTTAGTTTTTTCACAGTTTAAATCCTTAATATTTTTAATGTATTTTGATAAGTCTGCTTTGCAAATTTTTCAACTGACAATTGACGTAAGTCTGCCAAATATTCAACCGTTAGGCGGGTAAATCCGGGTTCATTCTGCTGTCCGCGATAAGGCACTGGTGCTAGATAAGGCGCATCCGTTTCAACCAAAATTCGGTCTAGTGGTGTTGCTAAAAATGCTTCTCTTACCTCAACAGCATTTTTAAAAGTCACCACGCCGCTAAATGACAAATTCATTCCCAAGTCTAAAAATTTTTTAGACCATGAAGTGTCACCATTGAAGCTATGCATAATTGCACCGAAATCGCCAACATGGGCAGCCTTGAGAATTCGATAAGTATCTTCAAAGGCATCTCGATTATGAATACTGACTGGCACATTTAACTCGCGGGCTAACTCTAATTGTTGTTGGAAAACTTCTTGCTGGATTTTCGGTTCAACTGAGCAATGATAGTCTAACCCGATTTCCCCTAAAGCTTTCATCTGCGGAAATTTAAATTTCTGGGCCAATTCATCCAACTCTGTCGTATTAAACCGAACGGCGTCTTCCGGATGACAACCAGCCGCTCCATAAATGTTATTATCTAACTGCCAAAGTTGCTGCAATCGTCCAAAACTAGCTCCATCCCCAGCTAAGACCAGCATTTTTTTTACACCCCATGCGTGAGCGCGCTTAATTACGTCCGGCAGATCAGTGGTAAACGCTGGATCATTAATATGCGTATGTGAATCAAAAATTGTCAGCTCTGACATCCTTTTTCTCCTAACTCATAATAAAAGATCTTTTTCTGAGCTTTCTCAGAGAAAAGATCTTTTAGCTTCGATTAGCTGAGCAGTGAACCATTTGGAATTGCTTGATTTACCGTAATTAATTCGACCTGATCACCATACTCAGCTGATAACAACATTCCTTGGCTAACTTCACCACGCATTTTCCGCGGTTGCAAATTAGCCACAACAATAACTTTTTTTCCAACTAATTCAGCTGGTTGTGGATACCAGTGAGCAATTCCAGATAAGATTTGCCGTGAAACCGGATCACCAGCATCTAACGTAAATTTTAACAATTTATCAGCGCCAGTAACATGCTCAACCTTTAAGATTTCCGCCACACGCATTTCAACTTTATCAAACTTATCAAACCGAATTTCTTTTTTGTTGATCTTTAGTGTCTGTTCAACCGCTTTTTCTTTTGCTTCAGCCATCGCTTTTCGGCCCTTAACTTTTTCATTTTTCGTCATTTTCGATTTTATATAGTCAACTTCTTGCTCGACATCTAATCGTGGGAAAATCGGTGTTGGCTTAGCAGCAACTTTTGCATTAAGTGGTAAGTCTGCATAATTTAATTTGGCAATACTACTCTCAGTTCCGCTGATGCCTAACTGAGCAAAGATTTCTTTAGGAGCATGAGTCATCACTGGTTGCAATAAAACTGCAATTACTCGCAAACTGGCTGTCAAATGAGCTAAAACACTATCAAGCAATGATTTTTTCGCCGGATCTTTGGCCAAACGCCAAGGCTCTGTTTCGTCAATGTATTTATTAGTTCGACTAACAAGTTGCCAAACTGCTTCTAGTGCATTTGAAAAATGAACCTGATCCATTTCCTGTTGATATTTTTCAATTACATTTACAGCAGATTGCTCTAAAGCTTGGTCAAAGTCTGTTTTTTGGCTTAAGGTTGGCACTACGCCATTTGTGTACTTATTAATCATTGCTACTGTCCGATTAAGTAAGTTGCCTAAATCATTGGCTAAATCATAGTTAACTCGGCCAACAAAATCTTCCGGTGTAAAGACACCATCATTACCAAAAGGCACAGCCCGCATTAAATAATAGCGTAATGCATCTAAGCCATAACGTTCAACCAACATTTCTGGATAAACAACATTTCCCTTTGATTTTGACATCTTGCCATCTTTCATTAATAACCAGCCATGACCGATTACATGTTTTGGTAATGGTAAATCTAGTGCCATTAAAATAATTGGCCAATAAATCGTATGGAAACGAACAATCTCTTTGCCGACCATATGGATATCAGCGGGCCAATACTTCTTAAACAGACTGTCATTATCGGTACCGTAGCCTAGCGCTGTAATATAGTTGCATAAAGCATCAATCCAAACATAAACGACATGTTTGGGATTGCTAGGAACTTTAACACCCCAATTAAAAGTTGTTCGAGTAATTGCCAGATCTTCCAAACCTGGTTTGATAAAATTATTCAACATTTCATTTTTCCGGGTTGCCGGAATAATAAAATCAGGATGTGCTTGATAATATTTAACTAAGCGATCAGCGTATTTGCTCATTTTGAAAAAGTAGCATTCTTCTCGCACAAGCTCAACTTCATGGCCAGAAGGTGCTTTACCACCGACAACCTTGCCTTGTTCATCACGATAGACTTCTGCCAATTGTGATTCAGTAAAATATTCTTCATCAGAAACTGAGTACCAGCCTTGATATTCACCTAAATAAATATCACCTTTTTTTAGCAAATGTTCAAAAATCTTTTGGATTGCCTTTTCATGATAATCATCAGTTGTTCGGATAAATTTATCATTAGAAATCTCCAGTAATTTCCATAATTGCTTGATGCCGTCAGCCATCTGATCAACATATGCTTGGGGAGACATCCCTAATTCTTCAGCTTTTTTTTCAATTTTCAAACCGTGTTCATCGGTCCCTGTTAAGAAAAAAACATCATATCCTTGTAAGCGTTTATAACGTGCCATTACATCACAAGCAATTGTTGTATATGAGTTGCCAATATGCAATTTACCTGAAGGATAATAAATCGGAGTAGTAATATAAAATGTTTCCTGTGAAGCCATCGACGTCAAGTCCTTTCACTCGGTGAATCTTTATTATTTTCAATTTTGATAGTTACCGTTAGTATAGCATATTTTAACGATCAATCGAACAAAAACTCAAATCTGCAATTGGGCAAATGCCGTGCTGGCATCCATATTCAGTTGCTCGGCCCCAACTGGTAAATCCAGTTTTTCACGATTAACTGCAATTAATTTTGCCTGCGGCTGGCGATAAGCTAATAAGCCTGCAAACGGATAAACCCGTAAAGAGGTTCCGCAAACCAGCAATAAATCTGCAGTCGCAATTGCTGCAATAGCTTTTTCTAATACTTCTGATGCGATTGATTCTCCATATAACACAATGTCTGGACGCAAAATTCCACTGCAACTTTGATGATACATGTTTTGCAAATACGTTTGGTAGTCAACCAATTGCTGACAATGCTGACAATAAATTCGATATAGACTGCCATGAAATTCAATTACATTCTTCGCTCCAGCTTTAGTATGCAAGCCATCAACATTTTGCGTAATAATTGAGGCTGCTTTTTTCTGTGTTATGTCTGCCATTTTTTGATGGATAATATTGGGTTGAGCCTGCGGGTAATACATCTGAGTAGTTACAAAATGATAAAACTTTTCCGGTTCATGCTCTAGACAAGTTCTACTTAACAGATACTCTGGCTGTTCTTGCCCATTATCATAGATTCCGCCTTTAGAACGATAATCTGGAATTCCTGACGGTGTCGAAACCCCTGCTCCTGTTAGGAAAACAATTTTTGTTGCATTTTTGATAACTGTAGTTAATGACATACTTTGGCCTCCTGTCAAAAACCTTATGATTTCTTCATCTTTCCTGATAGACAAAACCATATTTTTCCATGAATTCACCCACTGATAGGCGATAAATTTCTTTGAAAAATTCATCTGGTTTTTGAGTGGATGGCGTCGGCAAAACAAATGAGTTTTGATCATCTTGACGATAAACTCCAAGATACGCTTTAGTGTCATGCAAACTTTCTTTGAATTCAACATGGTAAAGTGCAAATAGCTGACGCAACTGTAATTTAAGTTGTCGTTTGCTTAAAACTGGTGTGACTGTTAAGAATTGATTCAGCTTCATTGACGGCAAATGCCAATTAGTCAAATTTTGATCAAACTGTTGAAACAATTTAACAATACCGTGCCGAATTGCTAACGGCGCTAGTAACTCCTTAGCGGTTAATTTTTGATACATTTCTTTAGCTGCTTGGGTTGAAACTGGATACAGTTGCTGGAGCTTTGCAGTAACTTGTTGATCCCCTTGGAAGAAAACCAATCCATCTAAAATACTGATCGTTCGTAAAACCATCCATTGATCAATTTGATTTTTTTCTGGCTCTAAAATCGCTAGTAATCCTTTAAAAAACATTTCAGCGACTGTTTGATTTAAAAAGCCCAATTTTCGTTGCTGATCATAAACTTGTAAATGCATCACTGTATCGTACAATTCTAGCCCTGTTGCCATAAACTTATCATCTAGGTTCAAATCACCACTTGTTAAATTAAATTGAATCTGTGGTAAATTTTCAGTGAATTGCTGAATATGTAGTAATTCATGAGAAACCAGAAAATTAACTGCTTGATTATTTTTTAATGCAATCACCATTTTCCCATCACGGAAAAAATGTTCAGCTTGATCATGCCGCAAAAAATTAACTTTCGTAGTTGTTGGTTCAATCACAATTGGCTGATGAATTTTCTTGGCAGTAGCGTCTAACAAAGATTGAACTTCTGGTTGTAGTTTTATTTCTGTCATTTTAATGCTCACTTTCATGTTTTTTGGCTAACAAAGACTGGGCAGTTGTTAAATCCGTTTTTTTCATTTGCTGCATTTGCTTTAAGATAGTTGCAACCTCGTTTGGTTGCGCACCGGCAGCTAAAATCGTTGCCCGTAATTGCAATCGCATATGACCTTGTTGAATTCCCTCACTAACAAGTGCCTGAAGAGCCGCTAAGTTTTGAGCTAAGCCTACACTTGCAATGATTTCCGCTAATTGTGTAGCCGAATTTATTTTGGCTAACTGCTGATTTAATTGTACTAGTGGTACAATTTTAATTGAACCACCAACAACCGCTACTGGTAGTGGTAAAGTTATTTTCCCTTCTAAAATAGAATTATCTGAATTAAGTTGCCACTGACTTAAGCCACGGTAGCTACCGCTTTTAACTGCAAAAGCATGAGCTGCACTTTCAATCGCTCGCCAATCATTACCCATGGCAATTGCAACTGCATCGACCCCATTCATAATTCCTTTGTTGTGAGTAGCTGCTCGATAAGGATCTAACTGAGCCAATCTTGAAGCAACCGCAATTTTCTCAGCAACCTGCTGTCCAGCTAACTGCGGTCTAGTTAAAAATTCTACTGGAATCCGACAACTAGCTTGGGCTAATGATTCATCTGCTAAGTTGCTAAGAACACTCAATAAAACTGGTGCTGAGATCTGAGTTCCTAAGTAATTTGCGACCGCCTCCAGCATTGAGTTGACCATGTTGGCTCCCATTGCCTCTTGGGTATCAATTGCTAAGTCTAATGAAACTAAATCTGCTGCTAAAATTCTAACTCGCAAGTGACGGGCACCACCACCGCGCTTTTGCAAGGATGGGTGAGCCTGATTAGCAATTAAAATTAATTTTTCTTGTTGTTCTTCCAAATTTTTCTTCAACTTTTCAGGTTGAGATACTTTCTCAAAAACAATTTGCCCCCATAATAAATGGCCTGAAACTTTTGTTGTGAAGCCGCCACTCTTCTCAATAATAGCCGCTCCATGGCTACTAGCAGCTATAACTGATGGTTCTTCTGTTACCATTGGAATTAAATAACGTTTGCCATTAATTAAATAATGAAGCGCCAGACCCTCGGGTAAATTATAATGTGTCAGATAATTTTCAATTTGTTGATCTCCAAGTTCTGGGTCACTTGCTGAACATTGCAATATTTTTCGTTGCTGATCAGAAATTATTTTCTGATCAATCAAGGCTTGTAGGCGTTGTTGCCATGTTTTTTGATAAAACTTGCTTAAATTTGTCATTTTTATACATCCTTAATCAATTATTGCTATACTTAAAAAAGAATTAACAGCTGCTTTCGGAGGAATTTACAGTTATGCACAATCACAAAAAAATGCTTACAATTTCAATTATAATTTTAGCACTGCTTAGCAGCAGCTGGCTATTGTTATTCAATTTTTCAAGAATCAACCAGCAAAAGCAATTACCTTTTAGGGTCGGTATTGTTCATGAACAGCAAAACTATACGCAAAAGCAACAATTTTCATTTAACTATCAACTGGCAAAAAAATTAAAAATTCCCCAAAAAAAGACTGTAATTATAACCGGTTCTGCCTCTACTTTAAAGAAGCAATTTAAACAACATCAATTGCAACTAATACTTGGACTGGCTAGTAAACAACCCACAACCAATAAAATTAATTATCTTTTTTTGCCGAATACTTTAGTAGTTAATCGGAATCATCCAATTAAAGACTTGACTACATATCACCACAAACTTGGAATAGCAAATTCTGTTTTACCAACCAATCTAACCATTTTGAATCTTAAGCAAAAAAAATATTCCAGCGATCTTAAATTGTTGAATGCCATTAACAAATCTCAAATTCATGCTGGAATTATGAGCAATTTAGAATATAACTATTTAACCAAGCAGCAGCCAGAATTTTTGAATACTACTGAAACAAGAACCGCTTTCCCACCTATGACAGCTAGCGTTACCGGCGCTTTAGTTGAAAAAAAATACCATTCAACAATTAAACGCATGTTTAAAAAAATGCAGTTAGATGGTCAATTAGCAAATTTATCAGTGAAATATTTTTTTCAAGATTATACTCAAGAATGAAGCATAAAAAATGTTTCACTACATTTTTTAATTTTGAAATCAACTTTCTCATCTAACGCCTATAATTACATTCATCAGATATTGGTAGTCACTAATTGTCTTTTAGTTTTTTTATGTAAAGATTGTATCAGACCTATCCTAGTTTTACTAGAAAATCACTAGTCTTTCATTTGTATACCATTTTTTTCTTAGGTGCAATTAAGTAGGAGGCAACTGATTAAGTAAGTTACAAATTCTCAATACCACTATATATTCCAACTGCTATGACCCACAGCGGACTTACACCGCCTAGTTATCACCCATGCCGTGCTCATAGAAAAAAGCAGCTGATGCTTTTACACATCAACTGCTTTTTCTATGAGCACGGCAACTTCCTACCCTCACAGGGGGCGATCCCCCAACTACTA harbors:
- the ispE gene encoding 4-(cytidine 5'-diphospho)-2-C-methyl-D-erythritol kinase, which codes for MEIIEKAPAKLNLFLDTPFRHPDGAPEWQMVMTAIDLADYVKVTPYFKNQLITVETDLGFLPQDQRNLAFQAAKILQKRFAINQGVQIKIRKKIPVAAGMGGGSADAAAVLRALNKLWNLELSRVELARIGLLIDSDVPFCVYSQTAAVSGKGEIIEPLPDLPPFWIVLAKPRASVSTAGVLKKIPYSKLGHGDYNKMLLATASQDLKQILPVMTNVLETVTQTNVPEILRLKHKMIEFGAQTAQMTGSGPTVFGICEHYSRAQHVYNSLKGFCETVQLVRPCHLHCECRR
- a CDS encoding argininosuccinate synthase, which produces MEKEKVVLAYSGGLDTSVSIAWLKDKGYDVIACCIDVGEGKDLEEVEEKGLAVGASVSLTIDAKEEFAKDYALVALQGHTYYENKYPLVSALSRPLIVTKLVEVAKKYGATAIAHGCTGKGNDQVRFEVGIHALAPEMKIEDPIREWHWSREEEIEYAQEHNIPVPINLDSPYSIDENLWGRANECGILEDPWASAPEDAYDRTNPLEDTPDTPAIVEIEFKEGVPTAINGTSYPLAELIMQLDKLAGLHGIGRIDHVENRLVGIKSREIYECPAATVLIKAHKDLEDLTSEHDLAHFKPVIEQKLSELIYNGLWFSPLMLALKAFLKESQKNVTGVVRIKLFKGNVICEGRKSPYSLYDKNLATYTSADEFDQESAAGFIKLWGLPTQVYAQVQAKNQTGKVENTGVEL
- the argH gene encoding argininosuccinate lyase, with amino-acid sequence MSVDKPWGGRFTAENDQLAEQFGASINFDQQMAYEDLQGSLAHVQMLAHTKILSTEDAAKISQGLKNLMQQLKDNKLTFDVEYEDIHMNLEMLLTKQIGPVAGKLHTARSRNDQVATDLHLYLKNRLPLIQKALHQLQQTIVAKAADNVTTLMPGYTHLQHAQPISYAHYLLAYYQMFKRDAERFDFSQQHINLSPLGAAALAGTTFPIDRDYSAKLLGFSEIYANSLDAVSDRDFVLEFLSNAAILMMHLSRFCEEIVLWCSYEFNYISLSDAYSTGSSIMPQKKNPDMAELIRGKSGRVYGHLLGLLTTLKGLPLAYNKDLQEDKEGAFDTVKTILPSLNVFNGMLATLTLNKANMAHATEHDFSNATELADYLAAKGLPFREAHRLVGELVLQGIKENRSLQDFSLDELQQQSPLIQNDVYQALKPKIAVERRNSAGGTGFEQIKKQLAVAKTELEQTTNF
- a CDS encoding TatD family hydrolase; the encoded protein is MTIFDSHTHINDPAFTTDLPDVIKRAHAWGVKKMLVLAGDGASFGRLQQLWQLDNNIYGAAGCHPEDAVRFNTTELDELAQKFKFPQMKALGEIGLDYHCSVEPKIQQEVFQQQLELARELNVPVSIHNRDAFEDTYRILKAAHVGDFGAIMHSFNGDTSWSKKFLDLGMNLSFSGVVTFKNAVEVREAFLATPLDRILVETDAPYLAPVPYRGQQNEPGFTRLTVEYLADLRQLSVEKFAKQTYQNTLKILRI
- the rnmV gene encoding ribonuclease M5 yields the protein MKKLKEVIVVEGKDDTKRIKQAVNADTIETNGSAISPGVIEQIKILQEKRGVIVFTDPDFSGEKIRQMISQQVPGVKHAFLTKAQAVPKAKGSLGVEHAAPEAIQAALAHLYTEAPAAKALVSRETLWQAGLLSGPGAKEKRAKLGEVLKIGYTNGKRLYERLSLFQINQQQLQQALEQIKQLEDKTDGK
- the rsmA gene encoding 16S rRNA (adenine(1518)-N(6)/adenine(1519)-N(6))-dimethyltransferase RsmA codes for the protein MESRHPAIASPTRTKAIMTAYGLNFKKSLGQNFLTNETLLQQMVAVAEISLADDVIEIGPGIGALTEQLAQKAHQVTALEVDQRLLPVLAETLADYSNIKVIEQDVLKADLPALIADSFDGQHQLKVVANLPYYITSPIIKFLLQQPIPLKTMVVMMQKEVAERLSAVPKTKAYGALSVLVQYQCQAELAITVPKSFFIPQPQVDSAIVKLVKREEVISPVNSWPLFVKVVQGCFAHRRKNLGNNLLSIVGKQKMNKEQAAEFLAEMKLSARMRAEELTVGQFVELTNQLQIKGVL
- a CDS encoding Veg family protein, with the translated sequence MPVSIATIKNKLDDYLGKPLTVVVQAGRKKTVSRHGILRETYPAVFVIELNQEENAFERVSYSYTDILTKNIRLDFED